In a single window of the Raphanus sativus cultivar WK10039 chromosome 9, ASM80110v3, whole genome shotgun sequence genome:
- the LOC108823785 gene encoding BOI-related E3 ubiquitin-protein ligase 1, whose amino-acid sequence MALQAHHHHPSTMFFLNRNGQEGTDFSPELQKSQFPSITAGVDTRKRAREDYSVIDLETTAAPMNPPPCTPPQFISRRQTHNAVVSTGLRLSQGQSQSLEQRSSSSPMIDGNFAGEINRQADELDRFLQTQGEQLRCMLADTSERHYRELLRTREESVRRRLGEKEAEIEKATRHHAELEARVAQMEKEARAWQVRAGAKEAEAMSLQARLQQAVAHGGGVTAAAELESRSVDGVDDNEAGDAESAYVDPDRFELNGPSCRICRRRSATVLALPCRHLILCKECDGSVRVCPLCLCLKNSSVEVFFS is encoded by the exons ATGGCTCTTCAAGCTCATCATCACCATCCTTCTACTATGTTCTTCCTCAACAG AAACGGACAAGAAGGGACTGATTTTTCACCGGAGCTGCAAAAGTCTCAGTTTCCTTCCATCACCGCCG gagtTGATACAAGAAAGCGAGCCAGAGAAGATTATTCGGTAATTGATTTAGAAACCACGGCGGCTCCGATGAACCCTCCGCCGTGTACACCGCCGCAGTTTATCAGCCGTCGACAAACTCATAATGCTGTTGTATCCACCGGTCTCCGTTTGTCTCAGGGACAATCACAGAGTCTAGAACAACGGTCATCATCTTCTCCGATGATAGACGGAAACTTCGCCGGAGAAATCAACCGGCAAGCGGATGAGTTAGATAGATTTCTTCAAACTCAG gGAGAGCAATTGAGGTGCATGTTAGCGGACACCAGTGAGAGACACTATCGTGAGCTTCTGCGAACGAGGGAAGAATCAGTTAGGCGGAGATTGGGAGAGAAAGAAGCGGAAATCGAGAAAGCCACGCGTCATCACGCGGAGCTCGAAGCGCGTGTCGCACAGATGGAGAAGGAAGCACGTGCTTGGCAGGTGAGAGCAGGGGCGAAAGAAGCCGAAGCGATGTCGTTACAAGCTCGATTGCAGCAAGCTGTTGCTCACGGCGGCGGAGTTACGGCGGCGGCGGAACTAGAATCAAGAAGCGTAGACGGTGTGGATGATAACGAGGCTGGAGACGCTGAATCTGCTTACGTCGATCCTGATCGGTTCGAATTAAATGGACCGAGTTGTCGGATTTGTCGGCGGAGATCGGCGACGGTGCTGGCTCTGCCGTGTCGACATTTGATTCTATGTAAAGAATGCGACGGTTCTGTCCGAGTTTGTCCGCTTTGTCTTTGCTTGAAGAATTCAAGCGTGGaggttttcttttcttaa
- the LOC108827376 gene encoding ATP synthase subunit delta', mitochondrial produces MLRQGSRLLSRSVTAASSKSATARAFSTELPSTIDSTFVESWKKVAPNMDPPQTPSSFMKPRPSTASSIPTKLTVNFVLPYASELSEKEVDMVIIPATTGQMGVLPGHVPTIAELKPGIMSVHEGTDIKKYFVSSGFAFLHANSVADIIAVEAVPLENIDAGQVQKGLAEFTQKLASATTDLEKAEAQIGVEVHSAMNAALSG; encoded by the exons ATGTTGAGACAAGGTTCCCGCCTCCTCTCCCGATCCGTCACCGCCGCATCCTCCAAATCGGCGACGGCTCGTGCCTTTTCAACGGAGCTTCCGTCGACGATCGATTCGACATTCGTGGAGTCATGGAAGAAAGTCGCGCCGAACATGGACCCGCCTCAGACTCCTTCTTCCTTCATGAAGCCTCGTCCGTCGACTGCCTCTTCGATTCCGACGAAGCTCACCGTCAATTTCGTCCTCCCTTACGCATCTGAGCTTTCCGAGAAAGAG GTCGACATGGTCATCATCCCCGCGACAACAGGACAAATGGGTGTGTTGCCTGGACACGTTCCAACAATCGCTGAGCTGAAACCCGGTATCATGTCCGTTCACGAAGGCACCGACATAAAGAAATACTTCGTGAGCAGTGGTTTTGCGTTTCTCCACGCAAACTCCGTCGCTGACATCATAGCGGTTGAGGCCGTGCCGCTTGAGAACATTGACGCAGGTCAAGTCCAAAAGGGTTTAGCTGAGTTCACACAGAAACTTGCTTCTGCCACAACGGACCTTGAGAAAGCTGAAGCACAGATTGGTGTCGAAGTTCACAGTGCTATGAACGCAGCTCTCTCAGGCTAA